A window of bacterium contains these coding sequences:
- a CDS encoding ferredoxin family protein, producing the protein MPYVICEPCINVKDKACVAVCPVDCIYEDDKMLYINPDECIDCGLCEPECPVTAIFVDTDVPAEWRAFIQENAEKGRALAAAK; encoded by the coding sequence ATGCCTTACGTAATTTGCGAACCTTGTATCAATGTCAAAGATAAAGCCTGCGTCGCCGTCTGCCCCGTAGATTGTATCTACGAGGACGATAAGATGCTCTATATCAATCCAGATGAGTGCATCGATTGCGGTCTTTGTGAGCCTGAATGCCCCGTAACGGCGATTTTCGTCGACACGGATGTGCCCGCCGAATGGCGTGCATTTATTCAGGAAAACGCTGAGAAAGGACGCGCCCTAGCCGCCGCCAAGTAG
- a CDS encoding DUF4127 family protein, with translation MSNKIKIITFAALCLIGTGVAFVCLSPAGSFISRATGYDKSIVATLALIPLDDRPASTQFVQMIGGIADCRMLLPPADALGHFTKPADASKIHNWLMNTDFSHVDGLIVSADMLAYGGLIASRVPTTSVEWAKHRLDVLRDIRKKYPDLPIYLFSSVMRVAPTSEKRTRAFRDDLSYYVQYIERARETQDPKFIAKAEALRKRLTPETINSYFRTRSRNLEVNQYTVQLAKEGIIDYLLLCQDDAQPYGPHHQDQRLVLEKFKKANIENKALLMEGIDEAANVLTSRAILAKLGITPKIAVFYTSEAGRNLPGPFENRPVAKTVEYHAIAAGAQIVSNSSDADYCLYVNTPMRTEAEFKKFTENLIKDVRSGKEVAIADLNFSQYSGGGDTKLIKSLMNSNVGHRVIAYAGWNTPGNTLGTTIPQANLYLMAKRVLFDDTDRMGRCEKAQREFLMHRYVSDYGYHTIVRPKVYNYISTVLHQPVDEMDPACLPQANAYVQEQMNGIIRTFSETMFRGRRFELHSGNQDYTFTIQSIDWQVELPWPRAYEVHVDLNFNTNVRANNQPKGAQSNASARL, from the coding sequence GTGAGTAACAAAATTAAAATTATAACTTTTGCCGCTTTGTGCCTTATCGGTACCGGAGTGGCTTTTGTATGTCTTTCCCCGGCAGGCTCATTTATCAGCCGAGCTACGGGTTATGATAAGAGTATTGTCGCAACTTTGGCTTTAATTCCACTTGATGACCGACCAGCGAGCACTCAATTTGTGCAGATGATAGGTGGTATCGCTGATTGCCGTATGCTCTTGCCGCCTGCTGATGCGCTCGGTCATTTCACAAAACCAGCGGATGCTTCCAAGATACATAATTGGCTGATGAATACGGATTTCAGTCATGTTGATGGGCTGATCGTCTCTGCTGATATGCTGGCTTATGGCGGACTCATTGCTTCACGAGTACCAACAACTTCCGTCGAATGGGCAAAGCATCGCTTGGATGTGCTTCGTGATATCCGTAAGAAGTATCCCGATCTTCCAATCTATCTTTTCAGCAGCGTTATGAGAGTTGCTCCAACCTCAGAAAAACGAACACGAGCCTTTCGAGACGATCTATCGTATTACGTTCAGTATATTGAAAGAGCACGGGAGACTCAAGATCCTAAATTTATCGCCAAAGCGGAAGCCTTAAGAAAAAGACTCACCCCAGAAACTATTAATAGCTATTTCCGGACTCGCAGCCGCAACCTTGAAGTGAACCAATACACTGTCCAATTGGCAAAGGAAGGAATTATTGATTATCTTCTCCTATGTCAAGACGACGCACAGCCATATGGGCCTCATCATCAAGACCAACGGCTCGTGTTAGAGAAGTTCAAAAAGGCTAATATTGAAAATAAAGCTTTGCTGATGGAAGGAATCGACGAAGCTGCTAATGTACTAACTTCGAGAGCAATCCTCGCTAAATTGGGCATCACTCCCAAGATAGCGGTGTTTTACACTTCAGAGGCCGGTAGAAACTTGCCGGGACCTTTTGAAAATCGACCAGTTGCTAAAACTGTTGAATATCACGCAATAGCTGCAGGAGCACAGATTGTCTCGAATTCGAGCGATGCTGACTATTGCCTTTATGTCAACACCCCGATGCGTACTGAGGCAGAGTTCAAAAAGTTCACGGAAAACCTCATTAAAGATGTGCGATCCGGCAAAGAGGTAGCTATCGCCGACTTGAATTTCTCACAGTATTCCGGTGGCGGTGATACAAAGCTCATCAAGTCGCTGATGAACAGCAATGTCGGTCATCGTGTGATTGCTTATGCAGGATGGAATACTCCCGGCAACACTTTGGGAACGACTATTCCTCAGGCTAATCTCTACCTGATGGCAAAGCGAGTTCTTTTTGATGATACCGATCGAATGGGGCGCTGCGAAAAGGCTCAACGAGAATTTCTGATGCACCGATATGTATCGGATTATGGCTACCACACTATCGTTCGACCAAAAGTTTACAATTATATTAGTACCGTTCTTCATCAACCGGTTGATGAGATGGACCCTGCCTGTTTGCCTCAGGCAAATGCCTACGTTCAGGAACAGATGAACGGGATTATCCGCACTTTTAGCGAGACCATGTTTCGAGGCCGCCGCTTCGAATTACATTCAGGGAACCAAGACTATACATTCACCATACAGTCAATCGACTGGCAAGTCGAACTTCCCTGGCCTCGTGCTTATGAAGTGCATGTCGATCTTAACTTCAACACCAACGTTCGTGCCAATAATCAACCAAAGGGCGCTCAATCAAACGCAAGCGCTCGGCTTTAA
- a CDS encoding 2-isopropylmalate synthase, producing MGNRVYVFDTTLRDGEQSPGVTLNVHEKLEIGRQLIKLGVDIIEAGFPVSSPGDFNSCQALARELKGVGICGLSRANSKDIDVAAEAIKDAEAPRIHTGLGVSDFHLKHKLRMTPDEALETGVAAVKHARKYVSDIEYYLEDSGRADPEYVYRVIEAVIKAGATVINIPDTTGYSLPKEYGELIAGIFANVPNVDKAIISVHCHNDLGMATANCLSGVHNGARQVEVTVNGIGERAGNTSLEEVVMALRTRRDSFTCDTHIKTEEIIRSSRLVSHLSGMVVQPNKAIVGSNAFAHSSGIHQDGMLKERSTYEIMDPRSVGLVETKMVLTARSGRHGVRHSFAQLGYTFTKEEFEEVYHKYLEIADRKKQVYEQDLEAIATDQGLSVIKAYELVLINVTSGQPTVPVAAIQLKKADGTLVTETATGIGSVDATYTAINKISGLNIELLEYGLNSVTAGIDAVAEVNVRVRYGKDIFSGHGIHTDIVVASAYAYLSVLNRVCMQTSGLQVKLESP from the coding sequence ATGGGTAATCGAGTTTATGTGTTTGATACGACACTTCGGGATGGCGAGCAAAGCCCGGGGGTGACGCTAAATGTTCATGAGAAATTGGAAATCGGGCGGCAGCTTATTAAGCTGGGGGTTGATATTATCGAAGCCGGTTTTCCTGTAAGCTCCCCAGGAGATTTTAATTCCTGCCAAGCATTGGCGCGTGAACTTAAAGGCGTAGGAATCTGCGGACTTTCCCGTGCAAATTCAAAAGATATCGATGTGGCCGCTGAAGCGATTAAGGATGCGGAAGCGCCGCGAATTCATACAGGGCTTGGAGTATCTGATTTCCACTTGAAACATAAACTCCGCATGACCCCTGATGAAGCGTTGGAAACAGGGGTTGCCGCCGTTAAGCATGCGCGCAAATATGTTTCCGATATCGAATATTATCTCGAAGATTCCGGTCGCGCAGATCCCGAATATGTTTATCGAGTAATAGAAGCCGTCATCAAGGCGGGCGCTACGGTAATCAATATTCCTGACACAACCGGTTACAGTCTTCCGAAGGAATATGGCGAACTCATCGCCGGCATCTTTGCTAACGTGCCGAATGTGGACAAAGCCATCATTAGTGTCCATTGCCATAACGATTTAGGGATGGCAACCGCTAATTGTCTATCGGGAGTACATAATGGCGCTCGTCAAGTGGAAGTGACCGTAAATGGGATTGGCGAACGCGCCGGCAACACTAGCTTGGAAGAAGTGGTCATGGCGTTGCGGACCCGCAGGGATTCTTTCACCTGTGATACCCACATTAAGACTGAAGAAATCATCCGTTCTAGCCGCCTCGTCAGCCACCTTTCTGGAATGGTCGTCCAGCCTAACAAGGCAATTGTAGGTTCAAATGCCTTTGCTCATTCCTCCGGTATTCATCAAGATGGCATGCTGAAAGAACGTTCGACCTATGAGATAATGGACCCCCGATCGGTTGGGTTGGTAGAAACTAAAATGGTACTCACCGCTCGAAGCGGCCGCCATGGGGTTCGCCATTCATTTGCCCAGCTTGGCTATACCTTTACGAAAGAAGAGTTCGAAGAGGTCTACCACAAGTACCTCGAAATTGCTGATCGAAAGAAACAGGTCTACGAGCAAGACTTAGAAGCCATCGCCACCGACCAAGGGCTTTCAGTAATAAAGGCATATGAATTGGTGTTAATCAATGTTACTTCCGGTCAACCGACTGTTCCGGTTGCGGCCATTCAACTCAAGAAGGCAGACGGCACGCTTGTTACCGAGACCGCAACAGGAATTGGTTCAGTGGATGCGACTTACACGGCAATCAATAAAATTTCCGGCCTCAATATTGAATTGCTTGAGTATGGGCTGAACTCGGTCACAGCAGGCATTGATGCTGTAGCAGAGGTGAATGTTCGCGTTCGTTATGGCAAAGATATCTTTAGTGGACACGGCATCCATACTGATATTGTCGTTGCGAGCGCTTATGCGTATTTGAGCGTTCTAAACAGGGTTTGTATGCAAACATCAGGATTACAAGTGAAGTTGGAATCACCCTAA